From Antedon mediterranea chromosome 9, ecAntMedi1.1, whole genome shotgun sequence, a single genomic window includes:
- the LOC140059017 gene encoding galactosylceramide sulfotransferase-like: protein MRKAQALLKCRSNSTILAFLLFVSVVSVVIMLEFELAVNKNSWHKNVIVPLWAHHRREIDGNNDYVYYSNKTNGNISVPSPTQAKCTEVDYIVFLKTHKTASTTLASILERFGYIRNLLFAVSKSGHIFSLSNLFNRDMVPSLFSLNSKRLNTSSKQTGYHLLTNHVRYNRPEMDAVIHDAKYITIIREPVANFESAFGYFEIAKHLGLTSHKNPIETFMKTPKLFLDKHFYQWKRAKNGQLFDLGLEHDSFDDYYTAKYKIRQLDSEFDLVLITEYFDESLILLKKLMCWSFEDILYVSNGIRSASHRYALNDELRAKIREWNSADVMLYTHFNETLWRKIKEYEGNFDKDLIEFRLRQQQAMNKCIDDERLNKNDRREIKYVLKPNMTKSIFCQNLLRDDVAYTDLIRNKMKQYGLYLSSSPKKSVPILPRARKPHSSYNHSRRRPQRHVRKT from the exons ATGAGAAAAGCCCAGGCGTTGTTAAAATGCCGATCTAACAGCACCATATTGGCCTTTCTGTTGTTTGTCTCTGTCGTCTCTGTTGTCATTATGCTGGAGTTTGAACTTGCAGTGAATAAGAACAGCTGGCACAAGAATGTCATTGTGCCATTATGGGCTCATCATCGCCG tgAAATCGATGGAAACAATGACTATGTGTATTACAGTAATAAAACCAATGGCAACATAAGTGTACCTTCACCAACACAAGCGAAATGTACTGAAGTCGATTACATTGTGTTTCTAAAAACACACAAGACAGCGAGCACAACTCTAGCCTCCATTCTCGAGCGATTTGGCTACATCAGAAATCTACTTTTTGCTGTTAGTAAAAGTGGacatattttttctctttcaaaTTTGTTCAACCGCGACATGGTACCGTCGCTCTTCTCTCTAAACTCTAAACGTTTAAACACATCATCTAAGCAAACTGGATATCATCTACTTACTAACCACGTACGATACAACCGTCCAGAAATGGACGCTGTAATACACGATGCTAAGTACATTACGATCATTCGCGAACCTGTCGCAAATTTCGAATCAGCTTTTGGTTATTTTGAAATAGCTAAACATCTTGGATTAACAAGTCATAAGAATCCTATTGAAACTTTCATGAAAACGCCGAAGTTATTTCTCGACAAACATTTCTACCAGTGGAAAAGAGCTAAAAACGGCCAATTATTTGACCTTGGCCTAGAGCATGACTCATTTGATGACTACTACACTGCCAAGTATAAGATTCGGCAGCTGGACTCTGAATTCGATTTAGTTCTTATTACTGAATATTTTGATGAATCTTTGATATTGTTGAAGAAGTTGATGTGTTGGAGTTTTGAAGATATTCTCTACGTTTCGAACGGAATACGAAGCGCTAGTCATCGATACGCCCTCAACGATGAACTTCGAGCCAAAATACGGGAATGGAATAGTGCTGACGTCATGTTGTATACACATTTTAATGAAACATTATGGAGAAAAATTAAAGAATATGAAGGAAATTTCGACAAAGATCTCATCGAGTTCCGATTACGGCAGCAGCAAGCTATGAACAAATGTATTGACGATGAACGACTTAACAAGAACGACAGACGAGAAATTAAATATGTCTTAAAACCTAACATGACAAAGTCCATTTTCTGTCAAAATTTGCTAAGAGATGATGTAGCATATACTGATTTGATTAGAAACAAAATGAAGCAATATGGCCTGTATTTATCCTCCTCACCTAAGAAAAGTGTTCCCATTCTTCCGAGGGCACGAAAGCCACATTCTTCTTACAATCATTCGCGTCGTAGGCCTCAACGACATGTTAGAAAAacttaa